The nucleotide sequence tggtggtggtggtggtgtgtgggTCCTTCGCATCTTTCAGCGGCCCCTGCCTTGTGTGTCGGTTGGTCGCCTGCCGGTGGTGGTCGTCCGCGTGTTTGGCACGGTCTGGATGAACGGGAGGTAGTGGTCTCCCCTTCAGCAGTGGCCTGTGCCGGGCAGCGAGCGGCGGAGTCAACATCTTCCTTCAAGCGGTCTGCATCTTCATGTCCATGGCAATTGCTGGCGTCGGGTGGCTTCGGCTCTGCCGTTCTGGCTGAGCGATATCTCCGGCGGCTTGATCGTTGCTTCTCTTGGTGCTTTGTCCGCTGCTACCGCTGGTCGTAGTGATTTGGGCTTCTATTTTTCAGTTTTTGGTCAAGTCTTTGCCTTTGTATTTTAGCATCATTGTATCCTAGCCGGTTGATGGTTTCATTAATTTGAAGTCGGGCCTTCGTTCCTTTtctctaaaataaaataaacagGTTGCACACCCCAGAAATTAACTATAGCATAAAGGGATTTAGTAGAATAAACCTCTTTGCATTCATACTGTCAAATCAAGGAATCATCACTCTGACTAAAGGAAGTAAGTTTCAGAATATTAACCAAATCAAACCATTGAAGCATAAGCTCATCACAGAAGGTCCTCCTAGAGGAACACTTGAGCTCATGTCCATGCCAAAGATCTGCAATGGTCTTATATTCTTCTCATTCACCAAAACCGGGCCCCCAAATCCCTCGAAATGGCCATGCTTTCACGAGAAGCTGCCAGAACCGGGCGTCGAATTTAGACCTGAGCACCGTGCCCACCGTCCTCGCGCCCGAGAACGTTCCGCCCAGCTGCCGGGACATCTCCCTGCCCATGGCAGCCATCCTCGGGTGGTCCCCGGCGTCCATGCCGCTGAACGCGAACGCCTTGAAGTAGTACCAGTACTCCTCCTGCGGCAGCGGGCTCAGCACCACGGGCTCCACCGTACCGAGCCACGCGTGGTCGGCGTCGCAGCTCGTGAGCAGGAGCTTGCTCCCGGCTGCCAAGGTGCAGGCCGTGGGTGACGCGGCGAGCGCGCTCCACGCCGACGAGTCGATGGGCCACGCGTCCTCGAAGATGAGGAGCGATCTCCGCGCGGCGAACCTCTCCTTCCCAAGGATGCTGCGCACGCCGGCGAGGTACTCGGCGCCGTCGCTCGCCCACATGGTCTGGCCCGGGCGCCCGCCCTCCCTGATGACATGGTGCAGCTCGAAGCACTCGACGACGGAGAAGCGGCCGCGCACGCGCTCGTCGTCGCAGGCGTGCTTGACGAGCGTGGTCTTTCCGGCCTTGATCTGGCCGATAATGGGGAGGACGCTTAGGTACGGAGGAGCACCGGCAGGGGACGGCTGCAGCAAGAAATTGACCACGCGTTCTGTCTCGACGTGCCGCCCGAACACGCACCGGTCCATGTACAGGGTGGTGGTCACCGGCCGGCGCACCCGCCGTGGGTACCCCTGCACCAGCAGCACGAACCCTCGCATGCAGTCGCGGGTCAGGCTCTCCAGATCCTCGATGGCAGCCTCGAGTTTGTCGCCGTGGTTGTCCCGGCCGAAGACCATGCCTGTGACGCGGAGACGCTTGGCGCCGTTGAACGGCGAACAGAGCGCAAAGGAGCGTCGACGGTCGACAACGTCGTCGTTATCGTCCATGGCAACGTCGAGGTCCGTCTCCTCGAGGGCGAAGCGGCCACGGTACATGCCATCGGTGAGCTCCTTGAGTTGAGAGAGGAGGTGGTCGTTGGTGATGTGCCgcccctccgcctcctccaccgtgCCACCGATGGTCAGGAGGAGCCGCTCCAGCCTACGCCGGTGCGCTTCCCCCCTACTGGTTAGCCGAGGGAAGTTGCCGAGCGCGAAGGAGAAGAGCCTGGAGAGAAGCTCGGACAGAGCAGCGGGAAGAACCACTTCCTTGGCGAAATCCATCTTGACTCCGGCGTCACCAAATTGGAATTAAGCCACGCGGAGTAGGAGAAATCTACGGTTGAAAACTCTGCCGTGTCTACCGGGCATTGTGGACAATGTATGGATTTCAAGATTACTCGAATGGCATGATGACAGTGATTGCTGTAGAATGCTTCTCAGTTTCTACCGCGCGACGACTTTCAGAAAAGAAAACCTGGTGAGGGTGGTTTTTCTAGCGTTCGGTTTCTACAGCGTAGTTGGATGCCACACATTCAATTTAAACAGGGATGTGTGCGGGTATTGTTTTATTATGGAAATAATACACTCTGTGTAATATTAGTggaaattttttattatagaacttggcttgtatattccggtgATGTACTTTCTTAAATGTTTGAGGTCttcataagcaagcaagttggatacacactcacttagttttcagtttgagcttttcatacacttatagctcttagtgcatccgttgcatgataTCAATCGctgagcatctccatagccgtgTCGATGCGAGACTATATTCCTTTTTGACTTTTCCTTATTGATCTGTATCACCACATTCTATTTTATCCATAGTGTTATATCAATGGTTCACACTCATGTATTACGTGGTGGTTGAAAAAATTGAAacacattaaaaagtatgaaccaattcctCGGCTTGTCATCGACGTTGTAATTATTAATATTGTGTGTTATGAATACCATGataaggctatatgattttgtagggataacgttctttagcatttttattCTAAGACATGATTGTTTATGGTATGGCCGAGTATTGATGTTTTTATATTAAATTGTAGActattttattttgaatcactcgTTTATTAATATTCATACCATAAAGAGATTACATGacgaacatgttaggtagcatttcacatcaaaaattctatttttatcattttcctctttgaggacgagcatgaattaaggttggggatgctgatacgtctctaacaccGGCATTATAGTgtcaattttggatgttttatatgcatttatatgctattttatatcaatttttgggactaacctattaactcagtgcccagtgtcagttactgttttctgtttgtttttaatcttccagaaaatcaatatcaaatgaagttcaaacgctacgaaactttttggcaattttttctggacataagagaccttGAAACCTTCGGGAGGAGACCAGAGGATGTacgaggagacgacaaggcaacccggcgcgccttggggggcgccttgttgccttgtgggcccctcgaggctctatCTGACTTAATTAgacttctataaattctcaaatattgagAAACCAACAAAAAGCCATGCAAAACATTTTTTTTGTCATCGCAAGTTTTTGTTtctccgcgatcccatctggaggcctttttcgacACTCTGCCGAAGGGAGAATCAATCactgagattttctacatcatccttgctgcatTCCGATGATATGTGattagtttatcacagacctacgggtccatagctagtagctatatgtcCTTTTCTTTCTCTTTGACCTTCAATACCACCCACCCGACGCGCCATCAACCGCAGATCCGAGCACCCCATGAAGCAGGAGGAGAGGGGCGAACCTTCGCCACTATGTCGCCGTCCCGACCAGCCGAGACGGCCCCGGTTGAGGCAGCCGCCCGCAACCCTAGCCGACCACGGCCCGCGACGCCGCTAGGTCAGATCTGGCGGGCCGCCATTGCCGTCGTCCCATACCCCCTGCTCACACCACCACCCCCTCCTTGACTCGCGCCACCCACGGCCCACCCCGCCTGAGGTCAGATCGGCCGAGCCGAGCTGCGCCTCGCCAGCCGCCGTCCCCGACTCCAGCAGGCACAACCGCCGTGCCACAACCCGCCACAAGCAGGATCTGGTCGGGCCCGAACCGGATCGAGCCGCCGCGGCCGCGATGGACCACACTGCCGCCCACCAGCCCACCGCGAGCCACCAGCAGTTGTCGTCGTCGCGGGGATGGTCGTCAACGCCGCGTCACCGCGCCCTGCCGAGCGCCGCTCAAGCGCATGAGGAGCTTGCTCTGCACCAGCCTTCCCGGCACGATGGGTGACAAAGCCCGGCCAGCGCGCTCCGGCGGCGTGGAGCCACGGCGACTCAGGACGCCGACCTTTACTCCTTTTGGAAGTCTAGATCACCCTGGGTCTCGCCTCTTCTTACCTAAAAACATTTCACACGTATTATAAGGTTTTGCCAATGTTTGTTCAGTGGGTGAGGACGTTTTTTGTCGACTATAAGATGTCTACGGTGACTTCTTTAATCTTAAAATGTTGTACCAACTCAGTATCTCGGAATTGAACATTTGCTTCCGTCGCCGTGTTAAAAATAC is from Triticum aestivum cultivar Chinese Spring chromosome 3A, IWGSC CS RefSeq v2.1, whole genome shotgun sequence and encodes:
- the LOC123057973 gene encoding uncharacterized protein → MDFAKEVVLPAALSELLSRLFSFALGNFPRLTSRGEAHRRRLERLLLTIGGTVEEAEGRHITNDHLLSQLKELTDGMYRGRFALEETDLDVAMDDNDDVVDRRRSFALCSPFNGAKRLRVTGMVFGRDNHGDKLEAAIEDLESLTRDCMRGFVLLVQGYPRRVRRPVTTTLYMDRCVFGRHVETERVVNFLLQPSPAGAPPYLSVLPIIGQIKAGKTTLVKHACDDERVRGRFSVVECFELHHVIREGGRPGQTMWASDGAEYLAGVRSILGKERFAARRSLLIFEDAWPIDSSAWSALAASPTACTLAAGSKLLLTSCDADHAWLGTVEPVVLSPLPQEEYWYYFKAFAFSGMDAGDHPRMAAMGREMSRQLGGTFSGARTVGTVLRSKFDARFWQLLVKAWPFRGIWGPGFGE